The Streptomyces phaeolivaceus genome has a window encoding:
- a CDS encoding GatB/YqeY domain-containing protein, translating into MTTLKSKLQADLNAAIKERDELRSSTLRLTLTAITKEEVAGKEKRELSDDEVLKVITKEAKKRREAADAFAQGGRTESAEREKAEGELLAEYLPKQLSDEELNQIVVQAVEEAKAAGAEGPRAMGQVMKIVNPKVAGLAEGGRVAALVKRQLTGS; encoded by the coding sequence ATGACCACGCTCAAGTCGAAGCTGCAGGCAGACCTCAACGCCGCCATCAAGGAGCGCGACGAGCTCCGCTCCTCGACGCTCCGGCTGACCCTCACCGCGATCACCAAGGAAGAGGTCGCGGGCAAGGAGAAGCGCGAGCTCTCCGACGACGAGGTGCTCAAGGTGATCACCAAGGAGGCGAAGAAGCGCCGCGAGGCCGCGGACGCCTTCGCCCAGGGCGGTCGTACGGAGTCGGCCGAGCGGGAGAAGGCGGAGGGCGAACTGCTCGCCGAGTACCTGCCCAAGCAGCTGTCCGACGAGGAGCTGAACCAGATCGTCGTGCAGGCCGTCGAGGAGGCCAAGGCCGCCGGTGCCGAGGGCCCGCGCGCGATGGGCCAGGTCATGAAGATCGTCAATCCGAAGGTGGCCGGCCTCGCCGAGGGAGGCCGGGTCGCCGCCCTCGTCAAGCGGCAGCTGACGGGCAGCTGA